Proteins from a genomic interval of Rubinisphaera italica:
- a CDS encoding DUF5682 family protein has translation MESEIPQDVLERLADCREPFLIGVRHHSAALARVMPDLLAKTQPEAILLELPPDFQKWIEYLGDDELEAPVALAAAGRNRLLSFYPLADFSPELIAIRWAAKHQIPVIPCDLSLEKMSQIESRFADTSSSSDSDETPIVNQLLNRYQSKDTAALWETFVETPGVNASPESIRRAGLLFGWMMRQSSQGATPADAHRELAMREAIALAPKRSVAIVGSFHASALLEDPLLWTCPDEFEYEKDKPSSVENLTTSLIPYSYAQLDQRSGYPAGILDPVWQRSMSETSSVEQMHGVISHFATQLCRHLREAGHVAGTPDATEIVRIATDLSRLRGHSAPGRAELLEAVETTLVQGDLYGRGREIARAAESVFIGHKTGRLPAHTPRSGISVQVEELCDRLKLPGPKSIGEEPRTMRLDPLRSKLDRARAVTFRRLNLVGVQYCERIDTEATGNRENLTEVWSVKWNHATTATLEASTLYGITLTQAAEAMVRRMENSETVSAQDNSENLRPETTLACFRAAAECGLADSVRELLKQFDHLFMNAASANHLIEAAQGLKRISAGLVFGLPMNSEDAVEPDVPVFDCEAALLSPDSFIEKAINRLEGLRGSTEPQDIISIKDLAAMLRGDEELVHYIPALQTRLLQMTRDGSPQIQGAAWGSLAMLGTIEITQLTSVLEGWYDSASSAEGRKFLRLRLNGLMIPLLAILFSDPDWLEGLESRLKLTGDDEFLSRLPSLRGGFQSLPPADRVSLLNDRLRLIEPNGMAGNSTPFLDDPERKAVAMQADRAGRNAILSLLPDFVIRETNVSTVDSQPIKLADNLGEIPLSDRWRLILGVQGCQSNKGSRAGRSLDECYGASARGTLGQKTDLDRGGTGKATPSAREWVEDLSGLFDLDVCEEVMADSIENGRSAILEYLNPETVRPSVELLEQVLSLHGAMPERDLSLLRKLARKITEKLAEQLQNRLRPALTGLNTPRPTRRKSRRIDFARTIASNLETAHRQADGQIRLAPRNLFFKSPAKRQMDWHLIFVVDTSGSMEASVIYSALVSAIFASLPAIDVKFFAFSTEVIDFSNVVDDPLSLLMEVQVGGGTHIGLGLRAARESVKIPARTIVVIVSDFEEGVSVPEMLAEVKMLADSGVKLLGLAALDDAATPRYHTGIAQMLVQAGMPVAAVSPERLAQWVGDQIRGSAS, from the coding sequence ATGGAGTCAGAAATTCCCCAGGATGTTTTGGAGCGGCTGGCGGATTGTCGGGAACCGTTTTTAATCGGAGTCCGACATCATTCGGCTGCTTTGGCTAGAGTAATGCCAGACTTATTGGCCAAGACTCAGCCGGAAGCGATTCTGCTCGAACTCCCGCCAGATTTTCAGAAGTGGATTGAATATCTGGGAGATGATGAACTCGAAGCGCCGGTGGCGTTAGCGGCAGCCGGGCGAAATCGATTGCTCTCTTTTTATCCTTTGGCCGATTTCTCTCCTGAGCTAATCGCAATTCGGTGGGCGGCAAAACATCAGATTCCGGTCATCCCCTGCGACCTTTCCTTGGAGAAAATGTCTCAGATTGAATCTCGCTTTGCAGACACGTCTTCGTCATCGGATTCGGATGAGACGCCGATCGTGAATCAACTGTTGAATCGTTATCAGTCCAAGGACACAGCTGCTCTTTGGGAAACATTCGTTGAAACTCCGGGAGTAAATGCCTCTCCAGAATCGATTCGACGAGCCGGTTTGCTGTTTGGCTGGATGATGCGGCAATCTTCTCAGGGAGCAACACCTGCAGATGCACATCGGGAACTCGCGATGCGGGAGGCAATTGCCCTGGCTCCGAAGCGATCGGTTGCCATCGTCGGTTCGTTTCATGCCTCCGCACTTCTGGAAGATCCACTGCTGTGGACATGTCCCGATGAATTTGAATATGAAAAGGATAAGCCATCGTCCGTCGAGAATTTGACGACATCACTGATTCCTTACTCATATGCTCAGCTCGATCAGCGAAGTGGCTACCCAGCCGGGATCCTTGACCCGGTTTGGCAGCGATCAATGTCTGAAACCAGTAGCGTCGAACAGATGCACGGCGTGATCAGTCATTTCGCAACCCAATTATGTCGCCATCTGCGTGAGGCTGGCCATGTCGCAGGCACTCCGGATGCAACAGAAATTGTGCGGATCGCGACTGACTTAAGTCGGCTGCGCGGTCATTCCGCCCCAGGGAGGGCGGAGTTGCTCGAAGCGGTTGAAACCACACTTGTTCAAGGCGATTTGTACGGTCGCGGTCGTGAGATTGCTCGCGCTGCAGAATCTGTTTTTATAGGTCATAAGACAGGTCGATTACCTGCCCACACGCCGAGAAGTGGTATTTCTGTGCAGGTTGAAGAATTGTGTGATCGACTCAAACTACCCGGACCAAAATCGATTGGAGAAGAACCGCGAACGATGCGACTGGATCCTCTACGATCGAAGCTCGATCGGGCTCGAGCGGTCACGTTTCGGCGACTCAATCTGGTTGGTGTGCAATATTGCGAACGCATCGATACGGAAGCGACGGGGAATCGTGAAAATCTGACAGAAGTCTGGTCTGTCAAATGGAATCATGCAACAACAGCTACTCTTGAGGCGAGTACTCTCTATGGGATTACCCTCACGCAGGCAGCTGAAGCAATGGTTCGCCGAATGGAAAATTCTGAGACGGTGAGTGCACAAGACAATTCAGAAAATCTGCGTCCGGAAACAACACTCGCCTGCTTTCGAGCCGCAGCCGAGTGTGGGCTTGCGGATTCCGTGAGAGAACTTCTCAAGCAATTTGATCATCTGTTCATGAACGCCGCTTCGGCTAACCATTTGATTGAAGCCGCTCAAGGTCTGAAACGGATCTCTGCAGGACTTGTCTTCGGCTTACCAATGAATTCGGAAGACGCTGTCGAGCCTGATGTTCCTGTTTTTGATTGCGAAGCTGCATTGCTCTCACCTGATTCATTCATTGAAAAAGCAATCAATCGACTCGAAGGACTGCGAGGTTCGACGGAGCCTCAGGATATTATTTCAATAAAGGATCTTGCAGCCATGCTGCGAGGAGATGAAGAACTTGTTCATTATATACCGGCCTTACAAACTCGATTGTTGCAGATGACTCGCGATGGTTCTCCCCAAATCCAGGGAGCAGCGTGGGGCTCTCTGGCGATGCTTGGCACGATTGAGATTACTCAACTGACGTCTGTTCTCGAAGGCTGGTATGATTCCGCATCGTCTGCAGAGGGCCGGAAATTTTTGCGACTTCGCCTGAATGGCTTAATGATTCCGTTGCTGGCGATTCTCTTTTCCGATCCCGACTGGCTGGAGGGATTGGAATCGCGTTTAAAGCTGACGGGTGACGATGAATTCTTATCCCGATTGCCCTCCTTGCGGGGAGGCTTTCAATCGTTGCCGCCTGCGGATCGTGTCAGTCTTTTGAATGATCGTTTACGGCTGATTGAACCCAATGGGATGGCTGGAAATTCAACGCCATTTCTGGATGATCCAGAAAGAAAAGCTGTCGCTATGCAGGCGGATCGAGCAGGGCGAAATGCGATTCTGAGTTTGCTTCCCGATTTTGTGATTCGCGAAACGAATGTCTCAACTGTAGATAGTCAGCCGATCAAACTGGCTGATAATCTGGGTGAAATTCCGCTGTCGGATCGCTGGAGATTAATTCTGGGCGTTCAAGGTTGCCAATCGAATAAGGGATCCCGAGCAGGTCGTTCACTTGATGAGTGCTATGGAGCCAGTGCCCGTGGCACACTTGGCCAAAAAACAGATTTGGATCGCGGTGGCACAGGAAAGGCCACTCCTTCTGCCCGAGAATGGGTGGAAGATTTGAGTGGATTGTTTGATCTGGATGTTTGCGAAGAAGTGATGGCCGACTCGATTGAAAATGGCCGGAGTGCGATTCTCGAATACTTGAATCCCGAGACTGTTCGGCCTTCGGTCGAACTTCTTGAACAGGTCCTTTCCTTACACGGGGCGATGCCCGAACGGGATTTGAGCCTTTTGAGAAAACTGGCTCGCAAAATCACGGAGAAGCTGGCGGAACAATTACAGAATCGATTACGACCCGCTTTGACAGGTTTGAACACGCCGCGTCCCACACGAAGGAAAAGCCGTCGAATTGATTTTGCACGGACGATTGCCTCGAATCTGGAAACAGCTCATCGACAGGCGGATGGACAAATTCGACTGGCTCCGCGGAATCTCTTTTTTAAATCTCCCGCCAAACGGCAGATGGACTGGCATCTCATTTTCGTGGTCGATACTTCCGGGTCCATGGAAGCTTCTGTGATCTACAGTGCTCTCGTCTCTGCGATATTTGCGTCACTGCCAGCGATCGATGTTAAATTCTTTGCCTTTAGCACCGAAGTAATTGACTTTTCTAATGTTGTCGATGATCCTCTCTCACTGCTCATGGAAGTTCAGGTGGGAGGAGGAACACATATCGGTTTGGGGCTGCGAGCCGCTCGGGAAAGTGTCAAAATTCCTGCACGGACAATTGTTGTCATCGTGAGTGATTTTGAGGAAGGAGTCTCTGTACCTGAAATGCTGGCTGAGGTGAAGATGCTGGCGGACTCCGGCGTGAAACTGCTTGGTCTGGCTGCTCTAGATGATGCTGCTACGCCACGCTATCACACGGGCATTGCTCAAATGCTGGTGCAGGCAGGGATGCCGGTCGCGGCTGTCAGTCCAGAACGTCTGGCCCAGTGGGTGGGAGATCAGATTCGAGGCTCTGCATCATGA